TCTTTGACGGGAACCTTTTTGCTATCGGGCCTTTGAGCCAGCGATGAAGAAGACTCCGCTTTCCCCCGGTGCCCCCGTGCAGCCGGGGCCTGCGGTGTCGCCCGTCGATATGAAGTCCGTAGCTGCATCGCCCCAAGATTCTACGTCGCCTATGTCGAAAATCTCCTCCGAAGCGCTGCTGGCCGCTGTCGTCGAGAATTCAGACGACGCCATCGTGTCCAAAACGCTGGATGGCGTGGTGATGAGCTGGAACCGCGGCGCGGAACGGTTGTTCGGCTGGACTGCGGACGAGATGATCGGCCAGTCGATCCGCAAGCTGATTCCCGACGACCGTCAGGCAGAGGAAGACGCGATCATCCGCCAGATCGTTGCGGGGCGGCAGGTTTCGTCGATGCATTCCGTACGCGTTCGCAAGACCGGCGCGCCGGTGCGGGTTTCGGTCACGATCTCGCCCATCCGGGGTGCCGACGGCACGATCATCGGGGCCAGCAAGATCGCCCGCGACGTCGGCGCGCTGGAACACGCGCGGCAGCAGCTGGCTGAAAGCGAGCGGCGGTTCAAGACGCTGGCCGACAACATCTCGCAGCTGGCCTGGATCGCCGACAAGGAGGGCTGGATATTCTGGTACAACCAGCGCTGGTTCGAGTACACGGGCACCACGTTAAAGGACATGGAGGGCTGGGGCTGGAAGGCCGTGCACCACCCCGATCATGTCGACCGCGTGGTGGAACGTGTCCAGCGTAGCTGGGACACCGGAGAGCTATGGGAAGACACGTTCCCCCTGCGCGGCAAAGACGGTACCTATCGCTGGTTTCTGTCGCGCGCACGCCCGATCCATGACGAGAATGGTGAGATTTTCTGCTGGTTCGGCACCAATACCGATGTGACGGAGCAGCGGGTGCAGGCGGAATCGATCCAGACCCTGTTGCAAGAGGTCAACCACCGGTCGAAGAACATGCTGACGCTGATCCAATCGCTGGCGCGGCGGTCGGCGCCGGGGAATGACGAGTTTCTGAAGCGGTTCGTACGACGGTTGGAGGCGCTGGCCGCGAATCAGGACCTCTTGGTTCGCCGCGCGTGGACGGTCGTAGACCTTCGCGAACTGGTCGAGGCGCAGTTGTCCTTTGCCATCGGGATTGCCGGGTCGAACCTGGAATTCGACGGGCCGGACGTCGAAATCGGATCGCGCGCCGCCGAAACGCTGGGCATGGCGTTGCACGAACTGGCGACCAATGCGCTGAAGTATGGCGCATTGTCGGCAGAGGGCGGCACGGTGCGGATCGAATGGTCGGTCGCCGAAGATCGCTTTGCCATCGACTGGCACGAAACCGGCGGGCCTGCGGTAGAGGAACCGACGCGCGTGGGGTTCGGCACATCGGTCATCCGCGACATTCCGCGAACCGCGCTGGACGCCGATACCACGCTGGATTTCGCGCCCGACGGCTTGCGCTGGCATTTCGCCGCGCCGATGAAGGCGGTGGCGGGCAAGTCCGTCTGAGCCTTAGGTTTCCACCGGCGCTTACCATCTCCATTTGCCATAGCGCCGCGAACGGGTTTACCCTGCACCCTACCATGATGGACCAGCTTTTCGACCATGCCGCAAGTGCCGACGGGATCACAGTCCGCGTTTCGGTCAGCTATCTGCCCGAACAATCGCAAGTGCCCGCAGGTCGCTGGTTCTGGGCCTATCACATCCGGATCGAGAACAAGGGCGACGAAGCGGCCACGCTGGTCAGCCGCCACTGGCGCATCACCGATGCCGACGGGCGCGTTTCCATCATCGATGGAGAGGGTGTGGTGGGCGAACAGCCGCGTCTCGCCCCCGGCCAAAGCCACGACTATGTCTCGGGCTGTCCGTTGACGACGCCGCACGGTTCGATGGAGGGGTTCTACAGCTTCGTCCGCGACGATGGCACGAAGTTCGAGGCGCCGATCCCGTTCTTTCCGCTGGCGGCCCCGGCCACCGCGCGCTGAACGCGCGAGCGGCCGAGGCCTTCCTCCCCTAGCGGATCTTGCCGATACCCGGCACGATCTTGCCCACGCGGCGCTGATAATCGCGATAGGCATCGCCCAGCGCGTTGATCAGGTCGCGTTCCTCGTACCGGATGGCGATCAGGATATAGGCAGTCATCCCCGCGGCAAAGAGCAGGTGGCCAAACGTCATCACCGGGATCGCCCAGAATGCGAACAGGAACCCGACATAAAGCGGGTGGCGCACGACCCGATAGAACATCGGTTCGCGAAAGCGCGGCGGGCCGTCCTCCGTCCCGCGATAGCCGAACCACGCCTGCCGCAGGCCGAAAAGTTCGAAATGATCGAGCATCCACGTCGACAGGAACACCACGGCCCAGCCCAGCGCGAATAGCGCCCACAGAACCGCCGCGCCGGTGCCCGACACCGACCACACCACCCACGGAATCGGCTGCCAAAGCGTGAACAGCACCCACAGCACGGCCACGGTAGAGAGCACGTAGAAGCTGCGTTCGAGCGAGGGGTGGACGACTTTGGTGATCCTCGCCTTGAAACCCGGGCGCGCCATCACTGAATGCTGCACCCCGAACAGCGCGATCAGCGCGATGTCGATCACCGCTGCTCCGGCCATCCCGACTGACGGGCCAAAGTCGATCGAACGCGGAATTACCAGATTGCCGACAAAGCCGACCAGCCAGAGAAACGTCGCGAAAAACAGCAGGTAGCATAGCCCTGCAAAGGCAAGACGAACGGCGGGCATTGCACTTCCCCCACAGCGACCCGTGGCGCGACCCTGGCGGGACAGGATACCCCGATTGTCGGGGAAAGGCGAATCCATGGTGGGGGAGGAGGCTACTCGCCTTCTGGCGCAGGCTCCTCGCGCGGCGACAGCATCGGCCATGCGGCAAGAAACAGTCCGGCAATCACCGGTCCGGCGACCACGCCGCTGATCCCGAAAGCGGCAATACCGCCCAGCGTCGAGATCAGGATGATCCAGTCCGGTATCCCCGTGTCGCGCCCCACCAGTATGGGCCGCAGCACGTTGTCCGCCATGCCGATCACCGCCACGCCCGAGACGATCACGAACACGCCCTGCCAGATCGCTCCGGTGGCGAGCAGGTAGACCGCTGCGGGCAGCCAGACGATGGCGGGGCCGACCGCTGGCAAAAGCGAGAGAATCGCCATCAACAAGCCGAACAGCAGCACGGCGGGCAGTCCGGCGATCCAGAAGGTGATCGCCCCCAGCGCCCCTTGTACAAGTCCCACGACGACCGAACCCTTGATGGTCGCCCGCACGATCGACAGGAATCGGTCGGACAGCGGCCTTGCCACGTCCTGCGGCATCGGCAGCGCGCGGCGCAATGCGGGGCCCAGCGTCTGCCCGTCGCGCAGCAGGAAGTACGTGACGTACAGTCCCACGCCGAACGAAAGGACAAATCCCAGCGCGCCGCCGCCGATGGCCATCGCCCGGCCCGCGATCATCCCGGCGCTTTCCCGCGCCAGTTCGGCCAGCCGGTCGCGCACGGTGTCGAAATCGCCATAGCCGGACCCTTCGATCATCACCTGCACCCGGGCGGGCAGCGCCTCGCGGATGCGGATGAAGAATTCGCCCGCGTCGATCTGTTGCTCGCTCAATGCCAGATAGACCTCTGTCGCCTGATCGACGATCATCGTGCCGATCACGATCATCGGGATGACGACGGCAACGGTAATCACGCCCAGCGTGGCCAGCGCCGCTCGGTTGGCCTTGCCGCCCATGCTGGCAAGGATGCGTTGATAGAGCGGCTGAAACATGATCGCGGCCAGCACCGACCAGAACAGTGCCGCAAGGAACGGCCATGCCACCAGCAGGGCCAAGGCGGTCAGCACGGCAAGGAACAGCAGGAAGCCACCCTTTTCGATCCGGGTGCGGTCTATGCCCATCGGGCCGGTGTCGTCATCGGTCATGCGGGCGATCCTATGGGGTGTGGGGCACCTTGTCTGCCTTATTAGGGAAATCCTTCCCCACAAACGAAAACGGCCCCTGCCGACGTGCGGCAGGGGCCGTTTCTGTCACCGTCCCGCGAACGGGAGCGGTAAATCCGATTACTCGGCGACGGGAGCTTCTTCAGCAACCGGAGCTTCGGTGGTTTCTTCAGCAACCGCAGCGTCGGTGGCTTCTTCAACCGGAGCTTCAACGACTTCCTCAACCGGAGCTTCCATTTCGACAGCCGCTTCGGTTTCTTCGACGGCGGGCTCTTCAGCCTGCGAGCAGCCGGTCACGGCGAAAGCGGTGGTGGCGAGAGCGGCCAGGACGATTTTCTTCATGGTGCAAGTATCCTTGTTGCATTCACTCACGATGAGCGGTGCATGCGCATAATACGCGATGGTGCGGTGCGGTGTCCATATTTTTGCCACATTTACGATGAAGATTTATATTGTGTAAAAACAATAGGATACATTCCTTTGTCTATTCAGACCCTAAAATTGCGACGACCTTGCGATGCAAAATATGGCGCTGATGGGGCGGTGAATCGCGAATGATCGGCTTGCCCGGCGTTGCCGAAAGCGACCTTGCGGCCTAAATCCGCAATCCGACCATGAAAAGAACGCATCTCCCCCTGAATGGCCTGCGCGTGCTCGACGCCGCGGCGCGGCACTTGTCCTTCACCCGCGCGGCGGACGAACTGGCGGTTACCCCGGCGGCTGTCGGCCAGCAGATCCGAGCGTTGGAGGACATGCTGGGCGTCGTCCTGTTCCGCCGCACGCCCAAGGGGCTGGAACTGACCGACGAGGCGGGGGCGGGGCTCGATTCGCTTCGCGAAGGGTTCCTGCGGTTTGAGGAATCGGTGCAGGCGATGCAGGCCGGACAGGCCAGTCACAAGTTCACCTTTGCCGCACCGCGCGACTTTTTCGGCGCGTGGTTCGCCCGCAGGCTCGCCGATTTTCAGGTCGCCAACCCCGATGCCGAATTTCACATGGCAGGCGGCGCGATGGCCGATTTTACAGAGGCGAACCTGGATTTCGCGGTGCGCCTTGCCGAAGGGCCGGGCGATCTGGAAGGCGTGTTGCTGCGCCCCGGCAAGGAAATCGTCGTATCCGCTCCCAACGGACCCGAAGTCTGGATCTCGTGGCCCGGCGTTCCCGCACCCGATGGCATGAAGCATACCGTGCAGGTCGGCGCGACCGGTCAGGCGTTGGCGGCGGTTACCGGAAAGATGGGGCGCACGCGCCTGCCGCTGCAACTGGTGGAGGACAGTCTGGCCAGCGGCGAACTGGTCGCCATCGGCGATGTGCAGGATTCGCGGATCGGGTACTGGCTAGTCGCCCCGCGACCGCAGTGGCGGCAGAAGAAGGTCCGCGCCTTGGTCGAATTCCTTCAGGCAACCGCGTCCGAATAAGCGCCGCCGAATGAAAACGGCCCCACCCGGACAGGGCAGGGCCGCTTCCGATGCATGACCCTCGCCTTACTCGGGCAAGCGCCACGTGATCCGGCTGGTGTAGTTCCCGGCCACGGCATCGCCATTGCCGTTCTTCGCCGGGTTGAACTTGCCGCGCTTGCTCATGACGCGGCAGGTCGCCTCGTCAAGATCGCTCGACCCGCTGGGCATGACTACGATACAGTCGCTGACCCGGCCCTTGGCATCGATCGACAGGCGGAAGCCGGTCGTGCCTTCGATTTCGTTGCGAATGGCGCGGCTGGGGTAATCCCGTTCGCTGACCCAGTCGCCGGGATTGCCGCGGGGTGTCGGGCCGACCGGATCGAACATGGGGGTGGTCGACGGGCCGGCGGGCAATTCGATGATGGTCGTTTCGTAACTCGGTTTCGTCTTCGGCAGCACCGGATCGTTGATGACATAGGCATCCGGCTTCTCAAACGGGGTGATGACCGGATCGATCACCGGATCGACCTTGCTTTCGGTCGGCTTGGCGTCCGGGCTGGGCGGTGGCGGGTCGAGCGGGATGATCTCCACTTTCTCTTCCTCGACGAAAATGGATTTGATTGTCTTGCCCGCCTCGGTCATCGCGCCGCCGGCAAATCCGGAAACGATCGCATAGCCAAGCCCGGCATGGATCAGCGCGACAGTGGCAAGAGTCGCCGCGCGGTTGGGGTCGTGTCTGGTATCGGTATAGGCCATCAGGCACCCTCCTCGTGGGCGCCCCGGGCGCTTGTTCCTTGGCACCCGTGGGCGCGGTTGAGGCGATCAGGTTACCACGCACGACGAATTGCGCCTAACGCATTTGTTATGCGCGCAATTTTCAGCAGTGCGGCGGAACGACTAGCGCATCGCACGGGGCCGAACCCAGCAGGGCCGATGCGGTATTGCCCAGCGCCGCTTTGCGAAATCCGCCGCAACCTTGCGTGCCCAGCACCAGCAGGTCCGGTTCGTATTGCGCCACCGCGTCCAGAACGGCGCGCTCGGCACCGCCTTCCATCAATTCGGGTGCCATGCGGGCGGCGAGATCCGGCGGCAGGTCTGCCTTGGCCAGAAACGCATTCAGCGCCTTTTGCGCATTTGCTTGCGTTTCTTCGCTGACGTGGCTGGCCTTTTGCCATCCGGCGAAGGGCACGTGCCACGCGTGGATCACGTGCATCGGCGGATCGGGGAACAGCGCGCCCGCCGTACGGATCGCGCCGGCGCTGGTATCTGACAGGTCGGTCGCGGCCAGCATCCGGCCATAGGCACGGTGCGGCCTGCGCTTTACCACCAGAACCGGCACTTTCGCATGGCGCAACAGGTGATCGACCGCGGTGCCAAGGAAATAGTCGCCGATGTCGTTGAACCGCGCCACGCCCGTCACGATCAGCTGCGCGCCGAGGTTTTCGGCCAGTTGGGCAATGGCGGTGGGGGCAGAGCCGACCGGCAGTTCCAGCCGCGCCTCCACTCCGTCGGGGATCACGTCTTGCAGGGCGGCGCGGGCGGCATCCATGTTTTCCGACCGGCGGCTGCCCGGGCGCACGACGTGGACGGCGACCAGTTCTACGCCGCGCAGCTTCGCCATCATCGCAGCGCGGTCTATCGCGCGGTCGTCGCGGGCGGACAGGTTGGTGGCGACAAGGACGGGTCCGGTCTTCATCTGGCTCATGCCATCAGCCTACGAAGCGAGGCTGCATTGCGCAATGGCGGGGCAAGCACATTGAACGCAGGTATCGCGGCCCGTGCGCGAATGCGGTATAGTCATGCGGGGCGCGAGAGTTCGCCGGGCCGACGTTTCCCGTCCGCACGGGGCCACACCGCTCTCGCGTCCTTCCGGTCCGATTGCACGGCGCAGAAAAAAGGGGCCGGATTTCTCCGACCCCCCTTTTCGTATTGCCTGAAGCCGAAGCTTACATGCCCGAACCCGGACCGTAGGTGATTTCCACCCGGCGGTTCTGGAGTTCGCGGACACCGTCTGCGGTGGGCACGCGCGGGTTGCTTTCGCCGAAAGCTTCGCTCGTGATCGCCGAGGCGGGGATGCTGCGGGCCGTGAGGTACGCAGTGACCGAGTCGTTGCGACGCTCTGACAAGCCCATGTTGTAGGTCGTCGAGCCCGAACGGTCGGTATAACCGGCCAGCATGATCGGAACGCTGTCGCAATCGGCATATGCCGCGATGGCGCTGTCGAGGATGCTCGCTGCTTCCGGCGTGATTTCTGCCGAATCCCAGTCGAAGAACACGATGTACGGGCCCGTGTTGCAGACCGCTGCCGGAGGCGGCGGCGGGGGAGGCGGCGGAGGCGGAGGCGGCGGAGGCGGCGGGGGAGGCGGCGGGGGCGGCGGAGCCGCGTTGCCGAAGTTGTATCCCAGCGACAGCATCAGCGAGTGCGAACGGAAATCGGTGTCGATCGACCCGCCTTCGTCCGAAGCCAGCTCTACGTCGTCATGCCGGAAATAGCGGTACTTCAGCCCGATATCCCAGTTGTCCGACAGCGGAGCGCGCACGCCCGCAATCGCCTGCCATGCGAAGCCGGTGTCGGATTCGCTGAAATCCAGATCGTCTTCGCCGCTGCTCACCTTGGTCCTGGCGACACCGGCACCACCGCCGATGAAGCCCTGCAGGCCATCGTCGGGGCCGAAGTCCAGCAAGCCGTTCAGCATAAAGCTCAGCGAACTGATCTTGGCCGAGATTTCGTCGTCCGAAAGCTCACCGCCCTCAATTCCGTCGCCGAAGTCGAAGAACACCGATGCACCATCGTCGTTCGCCTTCTTGTAGGCAGCTTCTGCCTCAAGCCGGAACATGCCGAAATCGTACCCGACGATACCGCCGAAGTCGTATCCGTAGTCCCACTCGAACTCGGCGCCGATGTCGGTGTCTTCGAAATCCGGATCGTCGATGTCAAATTCAAGCTCGCTGTCCTCAACCTTCATCAGGCCGGCGTCGAACTCGATGTACCATGCTCCGTCGCGGGCGAGTGCGGGCGTTGCCAGCATGCTCGTCGCAAGGGCCATTCCCAGTATCTTGGCTCTCATTATTTCCCCCATGCGATACGTCCCCCGCACCCATGTGCCGGGGGCAATTGCAAGACCTTATGTTTATCCGATTTACATTGATCAGGGAACATCAATCCGCGATCAGCTTAAATTCATCCGTTTTTTCCGCGATCCCAGTGACTTGGTTGGTAAACGCCTGTGGGTATCGCGGCCTTGCTGTGCCACCGGCATTGCCTTGCGCGGCGCGAACCCCTGTCTGGCTCTGCCGCCTAGCGCAGCGTCTACAGCGCCGCGCCCGAGACGCTGACATCTTCCGCCGCCCGACCCATGAGGTTCCCTTTGGCCCACACCGCGCCAGCGCGGCGACGCAAGGCCGCTGCACTTCGGGCGTTAGCCGCGCATGCTCGGCGCGCTCCACGGGAGTGAAGGGCAAGGGATCGGGCGTGGCGGACATGAGGGCGCGCCGTGCGGGGGATTTGCTGGGGCGCTGATTTTGCGGGACGACTTAAAACATCGGTCCTGCCGTGGGCATGCCTTATGTATCGCTCGACAAGGCCATCAGGACCGCGCCACGCATTGATCCAAAATTGTGGGATATATAGTCAAAATTGTGGGATATATAGTGATGTCTATGGGATGGCTGAGGCTCGGGCATCGCTATTCGTTTAACTTAGCAAACGCTTAGAGCCAATGGTTGAGCACCTTCGACTTCAAGTTGTTGATGCGTTACGGCTTCCGCCTCCAATGTTTATAAGTCTCAAATGACTGTAACGGCTGATAGTGGCTCCGGAGTGTTTCCCTCAGCCCCTCAAACGCCGGGCAGCCCCCATCCGGAGGCGCCTTGGCTTCGCCGCATAAGAGGCGGCGCGCGTTCGCGCTTGCGGGTGTCGCTGACGCGCCCCGGACTTTCGCCAATATCGGCGGTGGGCGCATTGACGCTTGGTGCGAGTCAGCTAGACAGCGCTTGAACGGGGCACCGCAGGTGACTCCCGCAAGGCCGAACGGCCGCCCGCAGCGCCGCTAGGCGCGAGGAAAGCCTAAGGGGCCGGATGGCCCCGCCGGCGCTTGAGGCCAAACTAACATTGACCCCACCGCAAAACCCGCGTAGGGGCGCGCGCAATCTCGGTGTTGGATATCTCCAACGTCGCTGACCATAGAGCTGAACATTGCCGGTGAGTTGGGGCTGAACCCCCGGTTATCCGTCAAAGTAACCTGCGGCATGCAGGTGGAGCGTTTCGGTTCGTGCGAATGCCCGCTGGCGTGGCCCTTATATATGGGCCGCTCGCCGCATTCGCCCGATCCTTTTCCTTCCGCCCACATTCGCTAACGGCCCTGACACCAGTTTCGGCCCGGACCCATCCGCATCTGCGCGGGCGAGGGCGCAACCCGACGGGGGAAACCCCGCGGTCAAGAAGGAAAGACGTTAATGCCCACTATCAACCAGCTGGTCCGCAAGGGCCGCGTTCCGCAGAAGGCCAAGAGCAAGGTTCCTGCGATGGAGCAGAACCCGCAGAAGCGCGGCGTCTGCACCCGCGTGTACACCACGACCCCGAAGAAGCCGAACTCGGCGCTTCGCAAGGTTGCCAAGGTCCGCCTGACCAACGGCCGCGAAGTCATCAGCTACATCCCGGGCGAAGGCCACAACCTGCAGGAACACAGCGTCGTGCTGATCCGCGGCGGCCGTGTTCGCGACCTTCCCGGCGTTCGCTACCACGTCCTGCGCGGCGTGCTGGATACGCAGGGCGTGAAGGACCGCAAGCAGTCCCGCTCGAAGTACGGCGCCAAGCGTCCGAAGTAATTCGATTTTCCCGTCATCCCGGACTTGATCCGGGATCCCGCTTTCTTCTCGCCGAGAGCAGGAAAGCAGCTGGACCCCGGATCAAGTCCGGGGTGACGAAATAAAAGAAGGATACTCAAATGAGTCGTCGTCGTCGTCCCGAGAAGCGGGAAATCCTGCCTGATCCGAAGTTCGGTGATCAGGTCCTGTCGAAGTTCATGAACAACCTCATGCTCGACGGCAAGAAGTCGGTTGCCGAAAAGATCGTCTATGGCGCGCTCGACACGGTCGAAGCGAAGGCCAAGGCCGATCCGGTGCAGCTGTTCCACGATGCGCTGAACAACGTCATGCCGCAGATCGAAGTCCGCAGCCGCCGCGTTGGCGGTGCAACCTATCAGGTTCCGGTCGAGGTTCGCCCCGAGCGTGCGCAGGCTCTGGCCATT
The sequence above is a segment of the Croceicoccus naphthovorans genome. Coding sequences within it:
- a CDS encoding sensor histidine kinase → MSKISSEALLAAVVENSDDAIVSKTLDGVVMSWNRGAERLFGWTADEMIGQSIRKLIPDDRQAEEDAIIRQIVAGRQVSSMHSVRVRKTGAPVRVSVTISPIRGADGTIIGASKIARDVGALEHARQQLAESERRFKTLADNISQLAWIADKEGWIFWYNQRWFEYTGTTLKDMEGWGWKAVHHPDHVDRVVERVQRSWDTGELWEDTFPLRGKDGTYRWFLSRARPIHDENGEIFCWFGTNTDVTEQRVQAESIQTLLQEVNHRSKNMLTLIQSLARRSAPGNDEFLKRFVRRLEALAANQDLLVRRAWTVVDLRELVEAQLSFAIGIAGSNLEFDGPDVEIGSRAAETLGMALHELATNALKYGALSAEGGTVRIEWSVAEDRFAIDWHETGGPAVEEPTRVGFGTSVIRDIPRTALDADTTLDFAPDGLRWHFAAPMKAVAGKSV
- the rpsL gene encoding 30S ribosomal protein S12 — encoded protein: MPTINQLVRKGRVPQKAKSKVPAMEQNPQKRGVCTRVYTTTPKKPNSALRKVAKVRLTNGREVISYIPGEGHNLQEHSVVLIRGGRVRDLPGVRYHVLRGVLDTQGVKDRKQSRSKYGAKRPK
- the mddA gene encoding methanethiol S-methyltransferase, which encodes MPAVRLAFAGLCYLLFFATFLWLVGFVGNLVIPRSIDFGPSVGMAGAAVIDIALIALFGVQHSVMARPGFKARITKVVHPSLERSFYVLSTVAVLWVLFTLWQPIPWVVWSVSGTGAAVLWALFALGWAVVFLSTWMLDHFELFGLRQAWFGYRGTEDGPPRFREPMFYRVVRHPLYVGFLFAFWAIPVMTFGHLLFAAGMTAYILIAIRYEERDLINALGDAYRDYQRRVGKIVPGIGKIR
- a CDS encoding universal stress protein codes for the protein MSQMKTGPVLVATNLSARDDRAIDRAAMMAKLRGVELVAVHVVRPGSRRSENMDAARAALQDVIPDGVEARLELPVGSAPTAIAQLAENLGAQLIVTGVARFNDIGDYFLGTAVDHLLRHAKVPVLVVKRRPHRAYGRMLAATDLSDTSAGAIRTAGALFPDPPMHVIHAWHVPFAGWQKASHVSEETQANAQKALNAFLAKADLPPDLAARMAPELMEGGAERAVLDAVAQYEPDLLVLGTQGCGGFRKAALGNTASALLGSAPCDALVVPPHC
- the rpsG gene encoding 30S ribosomal protein S7, which gives rise to MSRRRRPEKREILPDPKFGDQVLSKFMNNLMLDGKKSVAEKIVYGALDTVEAKAKADPVQLFHDALNNVMPQIEVRSRRVGGATYQVPVEVRPERAQALAIRWLITAARNRPETTMAARLSGELMDASNNRGNAVKKREDTHRMADANRAFSHYRW
- a CDS encoding energy transducer TonB → MAYTDTRHDPNRAATLATVALIHAGLGYAIVSGFAGGAMTEAGKTIKSIFVEEEKVEIIPLDPPPPSPDAKPTESKVDPVIDPVITPFEKPDAYVINDPVLPKTKPSYETTIIELPAGPSTTPMFDPVGPTPRGNPGDWVSERDYPSRAIRNEIEGTTGFRLSIDAKGRVSDCIVVMPSGSSDLDEATCRVMSKRGKFNPAKNGNGDAVAGNYTSRITWRLPE
- a CDS encoding LysR family transcriptional regulator, encoding MKRTHLPLNGLRVLDAAARHLSFTRAADELAVTPAAVGQQIRALEDMLGVVLFRRTPKGLELTDEAGAGLDSLREGFLRFEESVQAMQAGQASHKFTFAAPRDFFGAWFARRLADFQVANPDAEFHMAGGAMADFTEANLDFAVRLAEGPGDLEGVLLRPGKEIVVSAPNGPEVWISWPGVPAPDGMKHTVQVGATGQALAAVTGKMGRTRLPLQLVEDSLASGELVAIGDVQDSRIGYWLVAPRPQWRQKKVRALVEFLQATASE
- the apaG gene encoding Co2+/Mg2+ efflux protein ApaG, encoding MDQLFDHAASADGITVRVSVSYLPEQSQVPAGRWFWAYHIRIENKGDEAATLVSRHWRITDADGRVSIIDGEGVVGEQPRLAPGQSHDYVSGCPLTTPHGSMEGFYSFVRDDGTKFEAPIPFFPLAAPATAR
- a CDS encoding AI-2E family transporter; this translates as MTDDDTGPMGIDRTRIEKGGFLLFLAVLTALALLVAWPFLAALFWSVLAAIMFQPLYQRILASMGGKANRAALATLGVITVAVVIPMIVIGTMIVDQATEVYLALSEQQIDAGEFFIRIREALPARVQVMIEGSGYGDFDTVRDRLAELARESAGMIAGRAMAIGGGALGFVLSFGVGLYVTYFLLRDGQTLGPALRRALPMPQDVARPLSDRFLSIVRATIKGSVVVGLVQGALGAITFWIAGLPAVLLFGLLMAILSLLPAVGPAIVWLPAAVYLLATGAIWQGVFVIVSGVAVIGMADNVLRPILVGRDTGIPDWIILISTLGGIAAFGISGVVAGPVIAGLFLAAWPMLSPREEPAPEGE
- a CDS encoding OmpA family protein, producing MRAKILGMALATSMLATPALARDGAWYIEFDAGLMKVEDSELEFDIDDPDFEDTDIGAEFEWDYGYDFGGIVGYDFGMFRLEAEAAYKKANDDGASVFFDFGDGIEGGELSDDEISAKISSLSFMLNGLLDFGPDDGLQGFIGGGAGVARTKVSSGEDDLDFSESDTGFAWQAIAGVRAPLSDNWDIGLKYRYFRHDDVELASDEGGSIDTDFRSHSLMLSLGYNFGNAAPPPPPPPPPPPPPPPPPPPPPPPPAAVCNTGPYIVFFDWDSAEITPEAASILDSAIAAYADCDSVPIMLAGYTDRSGSTTYNMGLSERRNDSVTAYLTARSIPASAITSEAFGESNPRVPTADGVRELQNRRVEITYGPGSGM